The Cloeon dipterum chromosome 3, ieCloDipt1.1, whole genome shotgun sequence genome includes a region encoding these proteins:
- the HBS1 gene encoding protein HBS1 isoform X1 produces the protein MSRHRDVRSINYTDECEGLDDVYGHSLEDDYSVSPSVEQFMFDRTKQSDISAYISKGKDGIAEEDENTEEMSVPSHVRPQLNDIDEARLQSCLDEIRNVIGDSTPERVLIDTIVKNGFDIHRSLDAVLNSSAIKTPIKGASDEQREKVVVVPKQETMIMTLRTPELAKVSKAKTLSVTKGFDITPKSGQKISGTKAEPMDISPRSQSPSVESAPEKLKIDVEKEAALIKNKELRGEAAVARYNEERSGTKPLLHMVVIGHVDAGKSTLMGHLLFDLGQVNQRTMHKYEQESKKIGKQSFMYAWILDETGEERTRGITMDIGQSRFETASKSVLILDAPGHKDFIPNMISGATQADAAVLVVDAGRGEFESGFESGGQTREHALLVRSLGVSQLVVVVNKLDTVGWDQTRFLEVANKLGSFLRQAGFRDADVCFVPCSGLSGENLTKSPTEDALLKWYHGPCLVEAIDKFKIPERPISKPFRLSVNDIFKGTGTGFCVSGRVEGGSIQSGDKVLVQPQGETAVVKSITLEEMPYQVAFAGDQVTLTLSGLDMQNISLGYILCDPMYPVPVTTRIEARIVLFNLQVPITQGFPVFFHSQSLVEQAVITKLISQLHRGSGEVTKRHPRCLPKNTSAVVEITLNRPVSLELYKDVKELGRFMLRSSGVTIAAGLVNKIY, from the exons ATGTCAAGACATCGGGACGTGCGTAGTATCAACTACACAGATG aatgCGAAGGCTTAGATGATGTCTATGGACATTCGCTTGAGGATGACTACAGCGTGTCGCCTAGCGTTG AGCAATTTATGTTTGATCGGACTAAACAATCAGACATATCAGCATACATCAGCAAAGGCAAAGATGGAATTGCAGAAGAAGATGAGAACACTGAGGAAATGTCGGTGCCCTCACATGTGAGGCCACAACTGAACGACATTGACGAGGCTCGCTTGCAATCTTGCTTGGACGAAATTCGCAATGTTATTGGTGACTCTACCCCAGAGAGAGTTCTTATTGACACCatagtaaaaaatggttttgacATTCACCGATCACTTGATGCAGTCCTAAACTCCAGTGCtataaaaa CACCAATAAAGGGAGCTTCTGATGAACAAAGAGAAAAAG TTGTTGTCGTACCAAAACAAGAAACAATGATCATGACTTTGAGGACTCCTGAGCTGGCCAAAGTTTCAAAGGCTAAAACGTTGAGCGTCACCAAAGGATTCGACATCACGCCAAAATCGG GCCAAAAAATTTCAGGCACAAAAGCTGAGCCAATGGACATTTCACCTCGTTCCCAATCTCCTAGTGTGGAGTCAGCACCTGAAAAGCTCAAAATTGATGTAGAAAAAGAGGCAGCTCTTATAAA AAATAAGGAACTTCGAGGGGAAGCTGCTGTTGCCCGTTACAATGAGGAGCGATCTGGAACCAAACCTCTGCTGCACATGGTGGTGATTGGCCATGTTGACGCTGGCAAGAGTACTTTGATGGGCCATTTGCTCTTCGATCTTGGCCAGGTGAACCAGCGAACAATGCACAAGTATGAGCaggagagcaaaaaaattgggaAGCAGTCGTTCATGTACGCCTGGATTTTGGACGAGACTGGAGAAGAAAG AACCCGAGGAATCACAATGGATATTGGACAGTCGAGGTTTGAAACAGCTTCCAAAAGCGTTTTGATTCTTGATGCACCGGGCCACAAGGACTTCATCCCAAATATGATTAGTGGGGCAACGCAGGCAGACGCAGCTGTGCTTGTTGTGGACGCAGGAAGAGGCGAATTTGAATCTGGGTTCGAGAGCGGAGGCCAGACAAGAGAGCATGCTTTGCTTGTCAGGTCGCTAG GTGTCAGCCAGTTAGTTGTTGTTGTCAACAAACTCGATACAGTGGGCTGGGATCAAACCAGATTCCTGGAAGTCGCGAACAAGCTTGGTTCTTTTCTTCGACAGGCAGGCTTCAGAGATGCGGATGTTTGTTTCGTTCCTTGCAGCGGCCTCTCTGGTGAAAATCTGACTAAATCGCCCACTGAAGATGCGCTACTGAAGTGGTACCATGGACCATGTTTAGTTGAGGCGATCG ACAAATTCAAGATTCCTGAGCGTCCCATTTCTAAACCATTCAGGTTGTCTGTGAATGACATTTTCAAAGGGACAGGAACAGGCTTTTGTGTCAGCGGAAGGGTGGAGGGTGGCTCCATTCAGTCTGGCGACAAAGTTTTAGTGCAACCGCAAGGAGAAACAGCTGTTGTCAAAA GTATCACCTTGGAAGAGATGCCTTATCAAGTGGCGTTTGCTGGCGACCAAGTGACTCTAACCCTTTCTGGATTGGACATGCAAAACATCTCTTTGGGCTACATATTGTGCGATCCAATGTACCCTGTTCCTGTCACTACTCGCATAGAAGCAagaattgttttgtttaaCCTCCAAGTTCCCATTACTCAAGGATTCCCA GTGTTCTTCCACTCTCAATCTCTTGTTGAGCAAGCTGTCATCACCAAATTGATTTCCCAACTGCATCGAGGTTCTGGTGAAGTGACTAAAAGACATCCACGGTGTCTTCCCAAAAACACAAGTGCTGTTGTTGAAATTACGCTAAACCGTCCTGTAAGCCTCGAGTTATACAAAGATGTCAAGGAGCTTGGAAGATTTATGTTGAGATCCTCCGGAGTCACAATTGCTGCTGGCTTAGTCAACAAG ATTTACTG
- the HBS1 gene encoding protein HBS1 isoform X2 has translation MSRHRDVRSINYTDECEGLDDVYGHSLEDDYSVSPSVEQFMFDRTKQSDISAYISKGKDGIAEEDENTEEMSVPSHVRPQLNDIDEARLQSCLDEIRNVIGDSTPERVLIDTIVKNGFDIHRSLDAVLNSSAIKTPIKGASDEQREKVVVVPKQETMIMTLRTPELAKVSKAKTLSVTKGFDITPKSGTKAEPMDISPRSQSPSVESAPEKLKIDVEKEAALIKNKELRGEAAVARYNEERSGTKPLLHMVVIGHVDAGKSTLMGHLLFDLGQVNQRTMHKYEQESKKIGKQSFMYAWILDETGEERTRGITMDIGQSRFETASKSVLILDAPGHKDFIPNMISGATQADAAVLVVDAGRGEFESGFESGGQTREHALLVRSLGVSQLVVVVNKLDTVGWDQTRFLEVANKLGSFLRQAGFRDADVCFVPCSGLSGENLTKSPTEDALLKWYHGPCLVEAIDKFKIPERPISKPFRLSVNDIFKGTGTGFCVSGRVEGGSIQSGDKVLVQPQGETAVVKSITLEEMPYQVAFAGDQVTLTLSGLDMQNISLGYILCDPMYPVPVTTRIEARIVLFNLQVPITQGFPVFFHSQSLVEQAVITKLISQLHRGSGEVTKRHPRCLPKNTSAVVEITLNRPVSLELYKDVKELGRFMLRSSGVTIAAGLVNKIY, from the exons ATGTCAAGACATCGGGACGTGCGTAGTATCAACTACACAGATG aatgCGAAGGCTTAGATGATGTCTATGGACATTCGCTTGAGGATGACTACAGCGTGTCGCCTAGCGTTG AGCAATTTATGTTTGATCGGACTAAACAATCAGACATATCAGCATACATCAGCAAAGGCAAAGATGGAATTGCAGAAGAAGATGAGAACACTGAGGAAATGTCGGTGCCCTCACATGTGAGGCCACAACTGAACGACATTGACGAGGCTCGCTTGCAATCTTGCTTGGACGAAATTCGCAATGTTATTGGTGACTCTACCCCAGAGAGAGTTCTTATTGACACCatagtaaaaaatggttttgacATTCACCGATCACTTGATGCAGTCCTAAACTCCAGTGCtataaaaa CACCAATAAAGGGAGCTTCTGATGAACAAAGAGAAAAAG TTGTTGTCGTACCAAAACAAGAAACAATGATCATGACTTTGAGGACTCCTGAGCTGGCCAAAGTTTCAAAGGCTAAAACGTTGAGCGTCACCAAAGGATTCGACATCACGCCAAAATCGG GCACAAAAGCTGAGCCAATGGACATTTCACCTCGTTCCCAATCTCCTAGTGTGGAGTCAGCACCTGAAAAGCTCAAAATTGATGTAGAAAAAGAGGCAGCTCTTATAAA AAATAAGGAACTTCGAGGGGAAGCTGCTGTTGCCCGTTACAATGAGGAGCGATCTGGAACCAAACCTCTGCTGCACATGGTGGTGATTGGCCATGTTGACGCTGGCAAGAGTACTTTGATGGGCCATTTGCTCTTCGATCTTGGCCAGGTGAACCAGCGAACAATGCACAAGTATGAGCaggagagcaaaaaaattgggaAGCAGTCGTTCATGTACGCCTGGATTTTGGACGAGACTGGAGAAGAAAG AACCCGAGGAATCACAATGGATATTGGACAGTCGAGGTTTGAAACAGCTTCCAAAAGCGTTTTGATTCTTGATGCACCGGGCCACAAGGACTTCATCCCAAATATGATTAGTGGGGCAACGCAGGCAGACGCAGCTGTGCTTGTTGTGGACGCAGGAAGAGGCGAATTTGAATCTGGGTTCGAGAGCGGAGGCCAGACAAGAGAGCATGCTTTGCTTGTCAGGTCGCTAG GTGTCAGCCAGTTAGTTGTTGTTGTCAACAAACTCGATACAGTGGGCTGGGATCAAACCAGATTCCTGGAAGTCGCGAACAAGCTTGGTTCTTTTCTTCGACAGGCAGGCTTCAGAGATGCGGATGTTTGTTTCGTTCCTTGCAGCGGCCTCTCTGGTGAAAATCTGACTAAATCGCCCACTGAAGATGCGCTACTGAAGTGGTACCATGGACCATGTTTAGTTGAGGCGATCG ACAAATTCAAGATTCCTGAGCGTCCCATTTCTAAACCATTCAGGTTGTCTGTGAATGACATTTTCAAAGGGACAGGAACAGGCTTTTGTGTCAGCGGAAGGGTGGAGGGTGGCTCCATTCAGTCTGGCGACAAAGTTTTAGTGCAACCGCAAGGAGAAACAGCTGTTGTCAAAA GTATCACCTTGGAAGAGATGCCTTATCAAGTGGCGTTTGCTGGCGACCAAGTGACTCTAACCCTTTCTGGATTGGACATGCAAAACATCTCTTTGGGCTACATATTGTGCGATCCAATGTACCCTGTTCCTGTCACTACTCGCATAGAAGCAagaattgttttgtttaaCCTCCAAGTTCCCATTACTCAAGGATTCCCA GTGTTCTTCCACTCTCAATCTCTTGTTGAGCAAGCTGTCATCACCAAATTGATTTCCCAACTGCATCGAGGTTCTGGTGAAGTGACTAAAAGACATCCACGGTGTCTTCCCAAAAACACAAGTGCTGTTGTTGAAATTACGCTAAACCGTCCTGTAAGCCTCGAGTTATACAAAGATGTCAAGGAGCTTGGAAGATTTATGTTGAGATCCTCCGGAGTCACAATTGCTGCTGGCTTAGTCAACAAG ATTTACTG